In Mus musculus strain C57BL/6J chromosome 9, GRCm38.p6 C57BL/6J, one genomic interval encodes:
- the Stt3a gene encoding dolichyl-diphosphooligosaccharide--protein glycosyltransferase subunit STT3A, whose amino-acid sequence MTKLGFLRLSYEKQDTLLKLLILSMAAVLSFSTRLFAVLRFESVIHEFDPYFNYRTTRFLAEEGFYKFHNWFDDRAWYPLGRIIGGTIYPGLMITSAAIYHVLHFFHITIDIRNVCVFLAPLFSSFTTIVTYHLTKELKDAGAGLLAAAMIAVVPGYISRSVAGSYDNEGIAIFCMLLTYYMWIKAVKTGSIYWAAKCALAYFYMVSSWGGYVFLINLIPLHVLVLMLTGRFSHRIYVAYCTVYCLGTILSMQISFVGFQPVLSSEHMAAFGVFGLCQIHAFVDYLRSKLNPQQFEVLFRSVISLVGFVLLTVGALLMLTGKISPWTGRFYSLLDPSYAKNNIPIIASVSEHQPTTWSSYYFDLQLLVFMFPVGLYYCFSNLSDARIFIIMYGVTSMYFSAVMVRLMLVLAPVMCILSGIGVSQVLSTYMKNLDISRPDKKSKKQQDSTYPIKNEVASGMILVMAFFLITYTFHSTWVTSEAYSSPSIVLSARGGDGSRIIFDDFREAYYWLRHNTPEDAKVMSWWDYGYQITAMANRTILVDNNTWNNTHISRVGQAMASTEEKAYEIMRELDVSYVLVIFGGLTGYSSDDINKFLWMVRIGGSTETGRHIKENDYYTPTGEFRVDREGSPVLLNCLMYKMCYYRFGQVYTEAKRPPGFDRVRNAEIGNKDFELDVLEEAYTTEHWLVRIYKVKDLDNRGLSRT is encoded by the exons GTACTTTAATTATCGGACTACCCGGTTTCTGGCTGAGGAGGGGTTTTATAAATTCCATAACTGGTTTGATGACCGGGCTTGGTACCCTTTGGGCCGAATCATTGGAGGAACAATTTACCCAG GTTTAATGATCACTTCTGCTGCAATCTACCATGTACTCCATTTCTTCCATATCACCATTGACATTCggaatgtctgtgttttcctggCCCCGCTTTTCTCCTCTTTCACCACCATCGTTACGTACCACCTTACCAAAGAGCTCAAG GATGCAGGAGCTGGGCTTCTTGCTGCTGCCATGATTGCTGTAGTTCCTGGGTATATTTCTCGATCTGTAGCTGGCTCCTATGATAATGAAG GAATTGCTATCTTTTGCATGCTGCTTACTTACTACATGTGGATCAAGGCAGTGAAGACTGGTTCCATCTATTGGGCTGCCAAGTGTGCCCTCGCTTATTTCTACATg GTCTCTTCATGGGGAGGCTATGTGTTCCTGATCAACTTGATTCCTCTACATGTCCTGGTGCTAATGCTGACAGGCCGTTTTTCTCACCGGATCTACGTAGCCTACTGTACTGTTTACTGCCTGGGCACCATTCTTTCTATGCAGATTTCCTTTGTTGGTTTCCAG CCCGTCCTTTCATCAGAACACATGGCAGCCTTTGGAGTGTTTGGTCTCTGTCAGATCCATGCTTTCGTAGATTACCTGCGCAGCAAGTTGAATCCACAGCAATTCGAAGTTCTTTTCCGGAGTGTTATCTCCCTGGTTGGCTTTGTCCTCCTCACTGTGGGAGCTCTCCTCATGCTAACAG gaaaaATTTCTCCCTGGACAGGGCGTTTCTACTCTCTGCTGGATCCCTCTTATGCTAAGAATAACATTCCCATTATTGCATCTGTTTCTGAGCACCAGCCCACAACCTGGTCTTCCTACTATTTTGATCTACAGCTCCTTGTCTTCATGTTTCCAG TTGGCCTCTATTACTGCTTTAGCAACCTGTCTGATGCTCGGATTTTTATCATCATGTATGGTGTGACCAGCATGTACTTTTCAGCTGTAATG GTGCGTCTAATGCTGGTATTGGCACCTGTTATGTGCATTCTTTCTGGCATTGGTGTTTCCCAGGTGCTGTCCACATATATGAAAAATCTGGACATAAGTCGCCCAGACAAGAAGAGCAAGAAGCAACAGGATTCTACTTACCCTATTAAGAATGAG GTGGCGAGTGGGATGATACTGGTCATGGCTTTCTTTCTCATCACCTACACGTTTCATTCGACTTGGGTGACCAGTGAAGCCTATTCTTCTCCCTCCATTGTTCTGTCTGCTCGTGGTGGGGATGGCAGTAGGATCATTTTTGATGACTTCCGAGAAGCGTATTATTGGCTCCGTCACAATACTCCAGAG GATGCAAAAGTCATGTCATGGTGGGATTATGGCTACCAAATTACTGCAATGGCAAATCGGACAATTTTAGTGGACAATAACACATGGAATAATACCCATATTTCTCGAGTAGGGCAG GCAATGGCATCCACAGAAGAAAAAGCCTATGAAATCATGAGGGAGCTTGATGTCAGCTATGTGCTTGTCATTTTTGGAGGCCTTACTGGGTATTCTTCGGATG atATCAACAAGTTTCTTTGGATGGTCCGGATTGGAGGaagcacagagacaggaagacacatTAAGGAGAATGACTACTATACTCCTACTGGGGAATTCCGTGTTGATCGTGAGGGTTCTCCGGTGCTGCTCAACTGCCTTATGTACAAAATGTGTTACTACCGCTTTGGGCAGGTCTACACAGAAGCCA AGCGTCCACCAGGCTTTGACCGTGTTCGAAATGCTGAGATTGGTAATAAAGACTTTGAGCTTGATGTCCTGGAGGAAGCGTATACCACAGAACACTGGCTAGTCAGGATATACAAG GTAAAGGACCTGGATAATCGAGGCTTGTCAAGGACATAA